In Hypanus sabinus isolate sHypSab1 unplaced genomic scaffold, sHypSab1.hap1 scaffold_1096, whole genome shotgun sequence, one genomic interval encodes:
- the LOC132386328 gene encoding deleted in malignant brain tumors 1 protein-like, which produces MAADVVCRILNCGTSESVTTDASYGEGTGKIWLDGVKCKGTEPALDQCPASPWGVNNCSHAEDAGVSCTGPVPIRLVNGNNICSGRVEVYHNSTWGTVCGRSWNRSEADVVCRILNCGTSESVTTDASYGEGTGKIWLDGVKCKGTEPALDQCPASPWGVNNCSHAEDAGVSCTGPVPIRLVNGNNICSGRVEVYHNSTWGTVCGRSWNRSEADVVCRILNCGTSESVTTDASYREGTGKIWLDGVKCKGTEPALDQCPASPWGVNNCSHAEDAGVSCTGPVPVRLVNGNNICSGRVEVYHNSTWGTVCGRSWNRSEADVVCRILNCGTSESVTTDASYGEGTGKIWLDGVKCNGTEPALDQCPASPWGVNNCSHAEDAGVSCTGPVPVRLVNGNSMCSGRVEVYHNSTWGTVCGRSWNRSEADVVCRMLNCGTSESVTTDASYGEGTGKIWLDGVKCKGTEPALNQCPASPWGVNNCSHTEDAGVSCTGPVPIRLVNGNNICSGRVEVYHNSTWGTVCDRSWNRSEADVVCRILNCGTSESVTTDASYGEGTGKIWLDGVKCNGTEPALDQCPASPWGVNNCSHAEDAGVSCTGPVPVRLVNGNNMCSGRVEVYHNSTWGTVCGRSWNRSEADVVCRILNCGTSESVTTDASYGEGTGKIWLDGVKCKGTEPALDQCPASPWGVNNCSHAQDAGVSCT; this is translated from the exons ATGGCGGCAGACGTGGTCTGCAGGATTTTGAACTGTGGGACATCTGAGTCGGTAACAACAGATGCCTCCTACGGAGAGGGCACTGGGAAGATCTGGCTGGATGGGGTGAAGTGTAAGGGGACAGAGCCTGCTCTCGACCAGTGCCCTGCCAGCCCATGGGGGGTGAATAACTGCTCCCACGCAGAGGACGCTGGAGTCTCCTgcacag GCCCGGTCCCCATCCGGCTGGTGAACGGGAACAACATTTGCTCTGGGAGAGTCGAGGTCTATCATAACTCTACCTGGGGTACCGTCTGTGGCAGGAGCTGGAATAGGAGTGAAGCGGACGTGGTCTGCAGGATTTTGAACTGTGGGACATCTGAGTCGGTAACAACAGATGCCTCCTACGGAGAGGGCACTGGGAAGATCTGGCTGGATGGGGTGAAGTGTAAGGGGACAGAGCCTGCTCTCGACCAGTGCCCGGCCAGCCCATGGGGGGTGAATAACTGCTCCCACGCAGAGGACGCTGGAGTCTCCTgcacag GCCCGGTCCCCATCCGGCTGGTGAACGGGAACAACATCTGCTCTGGGAGAGTCGAGGTCTATCATAACTCTACCTGGGGTACCGTCTGTGGCAGGAGCTGGAATAGGAGTGAAGCGGACGTGGTCTGCAGGATTTTGAACTGTGGGACATCTGAGTCGGTAACAACAGATGCCTCCTACAGAGAGGGCACTGGGAAGATCTGGCTGGATGGGGTGAAGTGTAAGGGGACAGAGCCTGCTCTCGACCAGTGCCCAGCCAGCCCATGGGGGGTGAATAACTGCTCCCACGCAGAGGACGCTGGAGTCTCCTGCACAG GCCCGGTCCCCGTCCGGCTGGTGAACGGGAACAACATTTGCTCTGGGAGAGTCGAGGTCTATCATAACTCTACCTGGGGCACCGTCTGTGGCAGGAGCTGGAATAGGAGTGAAGCGGACGTGGTCTGCAGGATTTTGAACTGTGGGACATCTGAGTCGGTAACAACAGATGCCTCCTACGGAGAGGGCACTGGGAAGATCTGGCTGGATGGGGTGAAGTGTAACGGGACAGAGCCTGCTCTCGACCAGTGCCCTGCCAGCCCATGGGGGGTGAATAACTGCTCCCACGCAGAGGACGCTGGAGTCTCCTGCACAG GCCCGGTCCCCGTCCGGCTGGTGAACGGGAACAGCATGTGCTCTGGGAGAGTCGAGGTCTATCATAACTCTACCTGGGGcaccgtctgtggaaggagctggaaTAGGAGTGAAGCGGACGTGGTCTGCAGGATGTTGAACTGTGGGACATCTGAGTCGGTAACAACAGATGCCTCCTACGGAGAGGGCACTGGGAAGATCTGGCTGGATGGGGTGAAGTGTAAGGGGACAGAGCCTGCTCTCAACCAGTGCCCTGCCAGCCCATGGGGGGTGAATAACTGCTCCCACACAGAGGACGCTGGAGTCTCCTgcacag GCCCGGTCCCCATCCGGCTGGTGAACGGGAACAACATTTGCTCTGGGAGAGTCGAGGTCTATCATAACTCTACCTGGGGCACCGTCTGTGACAGGAGCTGGAATAGGAGTGAAGCGGACGTGGTCTGCAGGATTTTGAACTGTGGGACATCTGAGTCGGTAACAACAGATGCCTCCTACGGAGAGGGGACTGGGAAGATCTGGCTGGATGGGGTGAAGTGTAACGGGACAGAGCCTGCTCTCGACCAGTGCCCTGCCAGCCCATGGGGGGTGAATAACTGCTCCCACGCAGAGGACGCTGGAGTCTCCTGCACAG GCCCGGTCCCCGTCCGGCTGGTGAACGGGAACAACATGTGCTCTGGGAGAGTCGAGGTCTATCATAACTCTACCTGGGGCACCGTCTGTGGCAGGAGCTGGAATAGGAGTGAAGCGGACGTGGTCTGCAGGATTTTGAACTGTGGGACATCTGAGTCGGTAACAACAGATGCCTCCTACGGAGAGGGCACTGGGAAGATCTGGCTGGATGGGGTGAAGTGTAAAGGAACAGAGCCTGCTCTCGACCAGTGCCCGGCCAGCCCATGGGGGGTGAATAACTGCTCCCACGCACAGGACGCTGGCGTCTCCTGCACAG